A genomic region of Candidatus Dadabacteria bacterium contains the following coding sequences:
- a CDS encoding transcriptional regulator — protein sequence MALTRDFRDTVMERARKDPEFRIGLLTEAIERVINDEINVAKELLRDYVNATIGFQELGTLTKKDPKSLMRMLGPKGNPSLKNISSLLASLKESEGVKLHVQTLR from the coding sequence GTGGCATTAACACGCGACTTTAGAGATACCGTAATGGAACGGGCTAGGAAAGATCCGGAATTCCGCATCGGTCTTCTGACCGAAGCAATTGAGCGTGTTATCAATGATGAAATTAACGTAGCCAAGGAGTTGTTGCGAGACTACGTTAACGCGACTATCGGTTTTCAGGAACTTGGAACCCTTACGAAAAAAGATCCGAAAAGTCTAATGCGCATGCTCGGCCCGAAAGGGAATCCAAGTCTTAAAAACATCTCTTCCCTGCTAGCATCCTTAAAGGAAAGCGAGGGCGTAAAACTTCATGTGCAGACCTTGAGATAA
- the fmt gene encoding methionyl-tRNA formyltransferase has protein sequence MRILFAGTPEFAVPSLEALCDSPHEVIALLSRPDRPRGRSRKPVWPETKKVAAERRVPVFQPQDLKTPEFQETLKALSPDLIAVAAYGKILPAAVLDAPPFGCVNVHASLLPSYRGAAPINWAIAKGEKKTGVTIMHIDEELDTGDILAQREVQIGDEETAEELSKRLSLEGAGLLLQTIDRIAKNEISPVKQDPAAATYAPLLSRKDGRVDWSREAEEIKNLVRAMTPWPSAHTTLGGKNLKILRALSGPGEGRPGEIVSLRGESLDVATGNGILQILSLQIEGARKMDAPEFKRGKKDLREGQFMI, from the coding sequence ATGAGAATCCTTTTCGCCGGAACACCAGAATTCGCCGTACCATCGCTCGAGGCGCTTTGCGATTCTCCCCACGAGGTAATCGCGCTCCTCTCAAGGCCGGACAGGCCAAGGGGGAGGAGCCGAAAACCCGTATGGCCGGAAACAAAAAAAGTTGCCGCGGAGCGCAGAGTGCCCGTTTTTCAGCCCCAAGACTTAAAAACACCCGAGTTCCAAGAGACGCTGAAGGCCCTTTCACCCGATCTCATAGCGGTCGCGGCCTACGGAAAAATACTTCCCGCCGCCGTCCTTGACGCACCTCCTTTCGGTTGCGTAAACGTTCACGCATCGCTGCTTCCCAGCTATAGGGGAGCAGCCCCAATTAACTGGGCCATAGCAAAGGGAGAGAAAAAAACGGGAGTTACGATCATGCATATTGACGAGGAACTGGACACGGGAGACATTCTCGCTCAAAGGGAGGTACAGATAGGAGATGAGGAAACCGCCGAGGAACTTTCAAAAAGACTTTCGCTTGAAGGAGCAGGGCTTCTTTTACAAACGATCGACCGCATCGCAAAAAATGAAATATCTCCCGTAAAGCAGGACCCGGCTGCGGCCACCTACGCACCTCTTCTCTCGAGAAAAGACGGCCGGGTGGACTGGAGCCGGGAGGCAGAGGAGATAAAAAATTTAGTAAGGGCGATGACTCCGTGGCCGTCCGCCCACACCACGCTCGGGGGGAAAAACCTCAAGATATTAAGGGCGCTTTCGGGCCCGGGGGAAGGAAGACCCGGAGAAATAGTATCTCTCAGGGGAGAAAGCCTGGACGTCGCAACGGGTAATGGGATCCTGCAGATACTCTCTCTTCAGATCGAAGGCGCAAGAAAAATGGACGCCCCTGAATTCAAGCGGGGCAAAAAAGATCTTCGGGAAGGGCAGTTCATGATATGA
- a CDS encoding helix-turn-helix transcriptional regulator has protein sequence MGKASELHKKWSNNPEYREEYDKLGPEFEIARLFIKARTQAGLTQAQLAERLQTTQSAVARFESGKTNPSTSTLRKIAQATGTQLKISFEATK, from the coding sequence ATGGGGAAGGCAAGCGAACTACATAAAAAATGGAGCAATAACCCAGAGTATAGGGAAGAATATGACAAACTTGGACCGGAGTTTGAAATCGCACGTCTGTTTATTAAAGCTCGCACTCAGGCGGGCCTAACACAGGCACAATTAGCTGAAAGACTTCAAACGACACAATCTGCCGTGGCTAGATTCGAGAGTGGCAAAACTAATCCTTCTACAAGTACGCTAAGGAAAATTGCGCAGGCAACCGGTACACAACTCAAAATCAGTTTTGAAGCAACTAAGTGA
- the amt gene encoding ammonium transporter, translating to MLLATFLVFIMHLGFATLETGLTRSKNTVNILFKNTFIISAGILTYALMGFNLMYPGDFIGGGIFGFAGFGISAPAGAEGLIEYADGGYTYYTDFIFQAMFAATAATIVSGAVAERIKLSSFLIFATIFVAIVYPIAGSWKWGGGWLDQMGFYDFAGSTLVHSVGGWGGLVGAYLLGPRIGKYLASGAMRPIPGHSLPLLAVGVFLLWMGWFGFNGGSVLSADPELISLVIVTTSLAAAAGALGAAFTSWGTFKYPDLSMALNGVLAGLVGITAGADVVSPGEAVIIGLVAGIIVVFAVSFFDKIRIDDPVGAISVHLVCGIWGTLAVGIFGGPDFSFMVQLIGVLAYGVFTVVCAFIIFYAIKMAIGIRVSEEEERRGLDITEHGMESYPDFQATTQV from the coding sequence ATGCTGCTTGCGACTTTTCTTGTCTTTATAATGCATCTCGGATTTGCCACTCTCGAGACCGGACTTACCAGATCGAAAAACACGGTAAACATACTGTTTAAAAACACGTTTATCATCTCGGCGGGCATTCTCACTTACGCCCTTATGGGTTTTAACCTTATGTACCCAGGGGATTTCATAGGTGGTGGCATCTTCGGGTTTGCCGGTTTCGGTATTTCAGCACCGGCCGGGGCTGAGGGGCTCATAGAGTATGCGGACGGTGGCTACACCTACTACACCGATTTCATATTCCAGGCAATGTTTGCCGCAACAGCGGCCACGATTGTTTCTGGAGCTGTTGCCGAACGTATAAAGCTCTCAAGCTTTCTTATCTTCGCAACCATATTCGTCGCCATAGTGTATCCCATAGCTGGATCTTGGAAGTGGGGCGGCGGATGGCTTGATCAGATGGGTTTTTATGATTTCGCCGGTTCTACGCTCGTTCACAGCGTAGGAGGATGGGGAGGACTTGTCGGAGCCTATCTTCTTGGCCCGCGCATAGGGAAATATCTCGCCTCGGGAGCAATGAGACCGATTCCGGGTCACTCTCTTCCGCTTCTTGCAGTCGGTGTGTTCTTGCTCTGGATGGGATGGTTCGGTTTTAACGGCGGTTCGGTGCTGAGTGCGGATCCGGAACTGATTTCACTGGTCATAGTCACGACTTCGCTTGCGGCTGCTGCGGGCGCTTTAGGAGCGGCCTTCACGTCGTGGGGAACTTTTAAGTACCCTGACCTCTCCATGGCTCTGAACGGTGTGCTTGCGGGTCTTGTGGGAATCACGGCCGGGGCCGACGTGGTCTCTCCGGGAGAGGCGGTCATCATAGGGCTTGTGGCCGGAATAATAGTGGTTTTCGCGGTCAGTTTCTTCGACAAGATAAGGATAGACGATCCGGTGGGAGCGATTTCCGTTCACTTGGTCTGCGGTATATGGGGAACGCTTGCCGTGGGAATTTTCGGAGGACCCGATTTCAGTTTTATGGTTCAGCTTATAGGGGTTCTGGCATACGGTGTCTTCACAGTCGTCTGCGCCTTCATCATCTTCTACGCCATAAAGATGGCTATTGGCATAAGAGTGAGCGAGGAAGAGGAGAGAAGAGGACTGGATATAACCGAGCACGGAATGGAGTCCTATCCGGATTTTCAGGCCACAACGCAGGTTTAA
- the pilM gene encoding type IV pilus assembly protein PilM gives MAFGRLRRPDSLLEGEDAIVGIDIGSSSVKIVELSYGGGNYRLENMGEAMLPRDAIVRKSISRGDIVSGVVSSLVSRLGVRTKKAVIGVSGEAVALKVVNVPRIFLREDMEKLVPDLVRTSLRKDVNGVNYSYTPLFRRNGKSEETQVLVAAVSKKTAREYKSSLFSAGLRAQVIDVDAMALSNCHTVFCRGRGQKVALVNIGASGTNLSVLDGTVPFVLKDISLGGQWITLRLMEEFKITYEEAERIKFSLKGYGRYDEIESVFTDFVTLATDEIKTVLDEAGDVIDRIILSGGSSRIETLADALGEATGVQVEISNPFRNITVSDSRFDPEYIEHLAPKMAVAVGLALRGL, from the coding sequence TTGGCTTTCGGTAGACTTCGTCGCCCAGATTCCCTCCTTGAGGGGGAAGATGCCATCGTTGGGATAGATATAGGTTCAAGTTCCGTCAAGATTGTGGAACTTTCCTACGGGGGTGGAAACTATCGGCTTGAGAATATGGGAGAGGCTATGCTTCCTAGAGATGCAATAGTCCGCAAGTCAATTTCAAGGGGCGACATAGTTTCGGGGGTTGTATCAAGTCTCGTTTCTAGACTCGGCGTGAGAACGAAAAAGGCGGTTATAGGAGTTTCCGGCGAAGCCGTTGCTTTAAAAGTCGTAAATGTTCCCAGAATTTTTCTCAGAGAGGACATGGAAAAACTTGTTCCGGACCTTGTGAGAACCAGTCTTCGCAAAGACGTTAACGGGGTTAATTACAGCTACACTCCGCTTTTCCGCCGCAACGGGAAATCCGAAGAGACCCAGGTGCTGGTTGCGGCAGTTTCGAAAAAAACGGCGCGGGAGTATAAAAGTTCGCTTTTCTCGGCGGGACTCCGTGCCCAGGTAATTGATGTTGACGCCATGGCCCTTTCAAACTGCCATACAGTTTTTTGCCGAGGTCGCGGTCAAAAGGTGGCGCTTGTGAATATCGGAGCGTCAGGGACTAACTTGAGCGTTTTGGATGGTACAGTGCCTTTTGTACTGAAGGATATTTCGCTTGGGGGGCAATGGATTACGCTTCGTTTGATGGAGGAATTCAAAATCACCTACGAGGAGGCGGAGAGAATAAAGTTCAGCCTTAAAGGTTATGGCAGATATGACGAGATAGAAAGTGTTTTCACTGATTTTGTTACTCTTGCCACTGATGAGATAAAGACGGTTCTTGATGAAGCAGGAGACGTAATCGACCGAATAATTCTTTCCGGGGGATCTTCAAGAATAGAAACTCTCGCCGATGCACTTGGAGAGGCCACTGGGGTTCAGGTCGAGATTTCGAATCCTTTTCGGAATATCACCGTTTCGGATTCGCGTTTTGATCCTGAATACATTGAACATCTGGCCCCGAAGATGGCGGTTGCGGTGGGACTTGCGCTGAGGGGTTTGTGA
- a CDS encoding outer membrane beta-barrel protein has translation MRSIVSKLSLMMIAAALLLGTQFGGPRANALDLGNLESIGLGFSLDTTYQYVSNGEVGEGIVERGLYPEHNDFSIDAFTLSLEKVPTVGDGVMDQVGFSADVLFGEQAERLGFGFNTDGDGAVSPYQAYINVLVPSGAGGLNIYAGQFTTLAGWELIEAKDNTNITRSLLFYRIPFAHSGVRATFSAGSLDFALGLSNDWDAVDDVDDGKTFESQIALNFANDGWLGVTGYFGDTDGDTRTLVTVVGTVTLMEKVTLIADFEYTSHDAGGDRWGFAGYAIVSLADSMSLALRGEYVDESERVDTPGLELSEFTSTLILTPFESVGNFETRLEYRYDMADGDDAYFAGEDNQHGFAVQLLYWLDV, from the coding sequence ATGAGAAGTATAGTTTCTAAACTTTCATTGATGATGATTGCGGCGGCTTTGTTGCTCGGGACCCAGTTCGGGGGCCCGAGGGCAAACGCCCTCGATCTCGGAAATCTTGAATCGATTGGACTCGGCTTTTCGCTTGACACGACTTACCAGTATGTTTCGAACGGGGAAGTCGGGGAGGGTATCGTCGAGAGGGGTCTTTATCCCGAGCACAACGATTTTTCGATAGACGCCTTCACTCTTTCGCTTGAAAAGGTTCCAACTGTCGGCGATGGAGTAATGGATCAGGTGGGTTTCAGCGCAGATGTTCTTTTCGGCGAACAGGCTGAACGTCTCGGCTTCGGTTTTAACACCGACGGCGACGGCGCGGTAAGTCCTTATCAGGCTTACATAAACGTGCTTGTTCCATCGGGCGCCGGTGGTCTTAACATCTACGCCGGTCAGTTCACCACGCTTGCGGGCTGGGAACTTATAGAGGCCAAGGACAACACCAACATAACGAGATCCCTGCTTTTTTACAGGATTCCGTTTGCGCACAGCGGTGTTCGGGCCACCTTCAGTGCCGGATCACTTGATTTCGCTCTCGGCTTAAGCAACGACTGGGACGCGGTTGATGATGTGGATGACGGCAAGACATTTGAATCGCAGATTGCGCTTAATTTCGCGAACGACGGCTGGCTCGGTGTTACCGGGTACTTCGGCGATACTGATGGCGATACCAGGACCCTTGTCACGGTTGTTGGGACCGTGACCCTCATGGAGAAGGTCACCTTGATAGCCGATTTCGAGTACACGTCGCATGATGCGGGGGGAGACCGTTGGGGTTTTGCAGGTTATGCGATAGTAAGTCTTGCGGACTCCATGTCACTGGCTCTCAGGGGTGAGTACGTTGATGAGTCGGAAAGAGTCGATACACCGGGCCTTGAGCTTTCCGAGTTCACCTCGACTCTCATATTGACTCCTTTCGAGTCCGTGGGGAATTTCGAGACGAGGCTTGAGTACAGGTATGACATGGCGGACGGCGACGACGCTTATTTTGCCGGCGAAGATAATCAGCACGGATTTGCCGTACAGCTTCTTTACTGGCTTGACGTATAG
- a CDS encoding NAD(+)/NADH kinase: MKFGITGKKDSAQVYEIARGLCGWLRERDIEFFVEENLGRNIDAENVLAERDLAAAVDIIVVFGGDGSFIWVSRMVQGHDVSILGCNLGGLGFLTEFTVDEFFPMMERILAGDYEIEKRDMISCCVDRKDGEREEFTVLNDVVINNGPISKVVDLSIYINEKYVTTFKADGIIFATPTGSTAYSLSAGGPIIYPTLPVITVTPICPHILTNRPIVVPYTKKIRTRVLTDIQNTYLTLDGQVGVPLYLGDEVVLEGSESYVNIIKSPFRDYFNILKTKLMWSGRYENSE, encoded by the coding sequence TTGAAGTTCGGCATAACGGGCAAGAAGGACAGCGCGCAAGTCTATGAGATTGCCAGGGGGCTGTGCGGGTGGCTTCGTGAAAGAGACATAGAGTTCTTCGTTGAGGAGAACCTTGGACGCAACATAGACGCTGAGAACGTGCTTGCGGAGCGTGACCTGGCTGCGGCCGTCGACATAATAGTTGTGTTCGGGGGTGACGGTTCCTTTATCTGGGTTTCACGAATGGTGCAGGGACATGACGTCTCAATACTGGGCTGCAATCTCGGTGGACTCGGGTTTCTCACTGAGTTCACGGTGGATGAGTTTTTTCCGATGATGGAGAGAATACTCGCCGGAGACTACGAGATAGAAAAAAGGGACATGATATCGTGCTGCGTAGATAGAAAGGATGGAGAGCGGGAAGAATTCACGGTACTAAACGACGTAGTTATAAACAACGGTCCAATTTCCAAGGTTGTGGACCTCTCCATATATATAAACGAAAAATACGTTACGACCTTTAAGGCTGACGGAATTATCTTCGCGACCCCTACCGGCTCAACCGCCTATTCTCTTTCTGCGGGCGGGCCGATAATTTATCCGACGCTGCCCGTGATAACCGTCACTCCAATATGTCCGCATATCCTTACCAACAGGCCTATCGTGGTTCCCTACACGAAAAAGATAAGGACGAGGGTGCTTACCGACATACAGAACACCTATCTTACGCTTGATGGCCAGGTGGGAGTGCCTCTTTATCTCGGCGACGAAGTTGTTCTTGAAGGTTCGGAGAGTTACGTGAATATCATAAAATCTCCTTTTAGGGATTATTTCAACATTTTGAAGACAAAGCTTATGTGGAGCGGGAGATATGAAAATTCCGAGTGA
- the prfB gene encoding peptide chain release factor 2 (programmed frameshift), with product MKEELTALMESLGERIQKMGDYLDLPSKTERLKEFEKITAAPDFWDNSELARKTLQEQSEIKDSVSRFEKLRSDMEDAACLLELAVGEDDQDSIEEAGAMLASLEAKVNELEFTRILGGPDDARNAIVSVNAGAGGTEAQDWAAMLLRMYLRYAERKGFSAKLLETQDGEEAGIKSATILAHGKFAFGYLKAETGVHRLVRISPFDSNKRRHTSFASVFVSPEIDDSIEVNIEEKDLRVDTYRASGAGGQHVNKTDSAVRITHLPTGVAVSCQNERSQRQNRESAMKILKARLYELRRMEEKQKEEELNSSKKEIGWGSQIRSYVLHPYRMVKDHRTSFESSGIDAVLDGEIDGFIESYLLHDSTGDSREEAT from the exons ATGAAAGAGGAACTCACTGCCCTGATGGAAAGCCTCGGAGAAAGAATTCAGAAAATGGGAGACTATCTT GACCTGCCTTCCAAGACTGAAAGATTAAAAGAGTTTGAAAAAATTACAGCGGCTCCGGATTTCTGGGATAATTCCGAGCTAGCCCGCAAAACGCTTCAGGAACAGTCCGAAATCAAAGACTCCGTTTCGAGATTCGAGAAGCTCCGTTCCGACATGGAGGACGCGGCGTGTCTTCTCGAACTCGCGGTCGGTGAAGACGATCAGGATTCGATTGAAGAGGCGGGTGCCATGCTTGCGTCCTTAGAAGCCAAAGTCAACGAACTTGAGTTCACCCGGATTCTCGGCGGCCCTGACGACGCTCGAAACGCCATAGTATCGGTAAACGCCGGGGCGGGGGGAACCGAAGCCCAGGACTGGGCCGCGATGCTTCTTCGCATGTACCTTCGGTACGCGGAGAGGAAGGGATTTTCAGCGAAACTGCTTGAGACTCAGGACGGAGAGGAAGCCGGCATAAAAAGCGCCACAATTCTTGCTCATGGGAAGTTCGCCTTCGGTTACCTGAAGGCGGAGACAGGGGTTCACAGGCTGGTGAGGATATCCCCGTTTGACTCGAACAAAAGGAGGCACACTTCTTTCGCATCGGTTTTCGTTTCTCCCGAGATAGATGATTCAATAGAGGTGAACATAGAGGAAAAGGATCTGCGGGTCGATACTTACCGCGCGAGCGGAGCGGGCGGACAGCATGTTAACAAGACGGATTCCGCGGTCCGCATCACGCATCTTCCCACCGGGGTCGCGGTCAGCTGCCAGAACGAGAGGTCGCAGCGCCAGAACAGGGAGAGCGCCATGAAGATACTCAAGGCGAGGCTCTACGAACTGCGCAGGATGGAGGAAAAACAAAAAGAAGAGGAACTCAATTCCTCGAAAAAGGAAATCGGCTGGGGAAGTCAGATAAGATCCTACGTTCTGCATCCCTACCGCATGGTAAAGGATCACCGCACCAGTTTTGAGTCCTCGGGAATTGACGCGGTACTTGACGGGGAGATAGATGGTTTTATAGAATCGTATCTTCTGCATGACTCAACTGGAGACTCAAGGGAGGAAGCGACTTGA
- a CDS encoding alanine--glyoxylate aminotransferase family protein, protein MKRLLLTPGPVAVPSEIMVEMARPLIHHRTKEFEAVFAQAREGLKQIFQTENEVFILAASGTGAMEGAVVNTLRAGDKVITVNGGKFGERWGKIARAYGLEVDEIEVTWGEAVSPAVIEEKLESDPSIRAVLMQASETSTGVKHPTDQIAAITSKRDDVLLIVDGITAVGVFPLPFDELGIDVLVGGSQKAFMLPPGLSFATMSEKAWEFSKTSDLPKFYLNFADYQKSAQKNTTPWTPAVTLIIGLGKVIEGFMEEGMDNIYRKRELMSLATREALRAINIDLFTNDAASPALTVGVAPEEIGAGKIISELQAKFGMTVAGGQDHAKGKIFRVSHIGDVDRNDMVAFVSALESILGSLGHDFSSGAGVAKVSEMLGTA, encoded by the coding sequence ATGAAAAGATTGCTGCTGACCCCCGGCCCCGTGGCGGTCCCAAGCGAAATAATGGTTGAGATGGCGAGACCGCTCATTCATCACAGGACCAAGGAATTTGAAGCCGTGTTCGCTCAGGCAAGAGAAGGCCTGAAACAGATTTTTCAGACAGAAAACGAAGTTTTCATACTTGCGGCTTCGGGAACCGGCGCAATGGAAGGAGCCGTGGTAAACACCCTTCGCGCGGGAGACAAGGTGATCACGGTAAACGGCGGAAAGTTCGGAGAGAGGTGGGGGAAGATAGCGAGAGCCTACGGACTGGAAGTGGATGAAATAGAGGTTACGTGGGGCGAGGCGGTTTCCCCGGCAGTAATAGAGGAAAAACTCGAGAGCGACCCCTCGATAAGAGCGGTTCTGATGCAGGCAAGCGAGACCTCAACCGGAGTCAAGCATCCAACCGACCAGATCGCGGCGATTACATCAAAAAGAGACGACGTGCTGCTCATAGTTGACGGCATAACCGCCGTCGGGGTGTTCCCCCTCCCGTTTGACGAGCTGGGAATAGATGTTCTAGTTGGCGGCTCGCAGAAGGCTTTCATGCTTCCCCCGGGACTCTCATTCGCGACGATGAGCGAGAAGGCCTGGGAATTCAGCAAGACCTCGGATCTCCCGAAGTTCTATCTCAATTTTGCCGACTACCAGAAAAGCGCCCAGAAAAACACGACTCCCTGGACCCCGGCCGTTACGCTGATAATCGGCCTCGGCAAGGTTATAGAGGGATTCATGGAAGAGGGAATGGACAATATTTACAGAAAACGCGAACTGATGTCGCTTGCGACCCGCGAGGCGCTCCGAGCGATCAACATAGATCTTTTCACCAATGACGCGGCAAGCCCGGCTCTTACCGTGGGAGTAGCTCCCGAAGAGATAGGGGCGGGGAAAATCATCTCCGAGCTTCAGGCGAAATTCGGTATGACTGTCGCAGGCGGACAGGATCACGCCAAGGGAAAAATCTTCAGGGTATCCCACATAGGAGATGTCGACCGAAACGACATGGTGGCGTTTGTCTCTGCCCTTGAATCCATTCTGGGATCTTTGGGACACGACTTCTCAAGCGGAGCCGGTGTTGCCAAGGTATCGGAAATGCTGGGGACGGCATAG
- a CDS encoding helix-turn-helix domain-containing protein: MNFGDYLKRIRKRRKITQENLARSLEVSSVYIHQLETGKVDAPSFDRCQQISSILGVKVEEIWSVSRTERLKRFIEKEAISEQELEVLTNEEKMLLKLYRSLDGEIKKDFAGMVFMLLRHSQDKNLRKILEEFVKCA, translated from the coding sequence ATGAATTTTGGAGACTATCTAAAGAGGATAAGGAAGAGAAGAAAGATTACCCAGGAGAACCTTGCTCGATCTCTTGAGGTTTCGAGCGTGTACATACATCAGCTTGAAACCGGAAAGGTCGATGCACCTTCTTTTGACCGTTGCCAGCAAATATCTTCAATCTTGGGGGTCAAGGTTGAGGAAATCTGGAGCGTCTCAAGGACGGAAAGACTCAAAAGATTCATCGAAAAAGAGGCCATATCAGAACAGGAGCTCGAGGTTCTCACAAACGAGGAGAAGATGCTCCTTAAGCTTTACAGAAGTCTTGACGGAGAAATAAAAAAGGATTTTGCCGGAATGGTATTCATGCTTCTCCGACATTCACAGGACAAAAATCTACGCAAGATACTTGAAGAGTTTGTAAAATGCGCCTGA